The following are encoded in a window of Flavobacteriales bacterium genomic DNA:
- the serS gene encoding serine--tRNA ligase — translation MLETNFLRTRRTEAIERLAKRHIDAEALVDRALALDDARRGAQTGMDALLQELNGLSRSIGELMKAGKKEEAETAKARSTDLKARSQALKEQMDDAEQALHDHLCTIPNAPNDKVPAGRTPEENVVVVQEGALPELPAQAKPHWELGEEYGILRMDLGVKVTGAGFPVYLGQGARLQRALIAFFLDRATETGYQEVIPPHMVNADSAFATGQLPDKEGQMYHATADDLYLIPTAEVPITNLYRDVILDPAALPVKLVGYTPCFRREAGSYGAHVRGLNRVHQFDKVEIVRIERPEDSYAALEGMVEHVKGLLRALELPYRQLLLCGGDMGFASAMTYDMEVWSAAQQRWLEVSSISNFETFQSNRLKLRYRGEDRKPRLAHTLNGSALALARIVAALLENNQGPEGIRIPEALRPYTGFDRITK, via the coding sequence ATGCTGGAGACCAACTTCCTCAGGACCCGCCGCACGGAAGCCATTGAACGCCTTGCCAAGCGCCACATCGATGCGGAAGCCCTGGTGGACCGCGCCTTGGCCCTGGACGATGCCCGGCGCGGCGCCCAGACCGGGATGGACGCCCTCCTCCAGGAATTGAACGGCCTGAGCCGCTCCATCGGCGAACTGATGAAGGCCGGCAAGAAGGAGGAGGCTGAAACCGCCAAGGCACGAAGCACCGACCTGAAAGCGCGCTCCCAGGCACTGAAAGAGCAGATGGACGACGCGGAGCAGGCCCTCCACGACCACCTCTGCACCATTCCCAATGCCCCTAACGACAAGGTGCCCGCTGGCCGCACGCCCGAGGAGAATGTGGTGGTGGTCCAGGAGGGCGCCCTGCCGGAATTGCCTGCGCAGGCCAAGCCACACTGGGAATTGGGCGAAGAGTACGGCATTCTGCGCATGGACCTCGGTGTGAAGGTCACCGGCGCGGGCTTCCCGGTGTACCTGGGCCAGGGTGCCAGGCTCCAGCGCGCGCTCATCGCCTTCTTCCTGGACCGCGCCACGGAAACCGGCTACCAGGAGGTGATCCCGCCACATATGGTGAATGCCGACAGCGCTTTCGCCACCGGACAGCTGCCCGACAAGGAGGGCCAGATGTACCATGCCACCGCCGACGATCTCTATCTGATCCCCACGGCCGAAGTTCCCATCACCAACCTGTACCGCGACGTGATCCTGGATCCGGCCGCCCTGCCAGTGAAGCTCGTGGGCTATACGCCATGCTTCCGCCGCGAGGCCGGCAGCTATGGTGCCCATGTGCGCGGCCTCAACCGTGTGCACCAGTTCGACAAGGTGGAGATCGTGCGCATCGAACGGCCCGAGGACAGCTATGCCGCGCTGGAGGGGATGGTGGAGCACGTGAAAGGCCTGCTGCGCGCCTTGGAACTCCCCTACCGCCAGCTGCTGCTCTGCGGTGGCGACATGGGCTTCGCCAGCGCGATGACCTACGACATGGAGGTGTGGAGCGCGGCCCAGCAGCGCTGGTTGGAAGTGAGCAGCATCAGCAACTTCGAGACCTTCCAAAGCAACCGGCTGAAGCTGCGCTACCGGGGCGAGGACCGCAAGCCCCGCCTGGCCCACACCCTCAATGGCAGTGCGCTGGCCCTGGCCAGGATCGTGGCGGCATTGCTGGAGAACAACCAGGGGCCCGAGGGCATCCGCATCCCGGAAGCGCTGCGCCCATACACGGGCTTCGACCGCATCACCAAATGA